Proteins from a single region of Rhodospirillales bacterium:
- a CDS encoding histidine phosphatase family protein: MTFLKWTMTVIFLCFAVLGLPAYAETEAEEMPAHVAQFSGPQLLEELKKGGYTVYFRHAKTDRKQVDTENSDLEYCETQRNLSDDGRKQAAAIGKALKEAGIPVGNVSSSPYCRCKDTASLALGNGYEVLDDLQFAINAPPEKRKQREETLKNLLGSAPEDGTNNFMVSHTGNLKEAMKIWPKPEGVMVVFKPQGDSHAEYMGMIKPDEWPGMEAGNNADEE; the protein is encoded by the coding sequence ATGACTTTTTTGAAGTGGACAATGACGGTCATTTTTCTGTGTTTTGCTGTTCTCGGACTACCGGCTTATGCGGAAACCGAGGCGGAAGAAATGCCTGCGCATGTGGCGCAGTTTTCCGGCCCACAATTGCTAGAGGAACTCAAAAAAGGCGGATACACCGTTTACTTCCGTCATGCCAAAACTGATCGGAAGCAAGTTGATACGGAAAATTCCGATCTGGAATATTGCGAGACGCAGAGAAATCTTTCTGATGATGGCCGCAAGCAGGCCGCAGCGATTGGTAAAGCTCTTAAAGAAGCGGGAATTCCTGTCGGCAATGTGTCTTCAAGCCCTTATTGCCGGTGCAAGGATACGGCCTCTTTAGCTCTGGGGAATGGCTACGAGGTTCTCGATGACCTGCAATTTGCAATCAATGCGCCGCCGGAAAAGAGAAAACAACGGGAGGAAACACTTAAAAATCTTCTGGGAAGTGCACCTGAAGATGGAACAAATAATTTTATGGTTTCCCATACCGGCAATCTCAAGGAAGCCATGAAAATCTGGCCCAAACCGGAAGGTGTGATGGTTGTCTTTAAACCTCAAGGAGATAGTCACGCCGAATATATGGGCATGATCAAGCCGGACGAATGGCCGGGAATGGAGGCCGGCAACAACGCCGATGAAGAATAG